From the genome of Fusobacterium varium, one region includes:
- the murJ gene encoding integral membrane protein MviN, protein MFRSGLLVMVITMVSRVLGLVRATIIAYYFGASGATDAYFSAFKISNFFRQLLGEGALGSSFIPLYNEKIEIEGEERGKEFIYSILNLIFVFSTIVTLLMIIFSQDIINLIVNGFPVETKILASKLLKIMSVYFIFISLSGMICAMLNNFKQFAIPASTSIFFNLAIIFASMGFSKTFGISALAYGVVLGGALQFLIVLPSFFKIVRGYSFKINWKDPYLKKIFILMCPMLVGIVARQVNTIVDQVFASYLQEGGVTALENATRLYLLPVGVFGVSISTVIFPVLSKAVAKNDMKTAENNIVKGLNILLFLIIPSIAVLTFYSTDVIRLTLSYGKFGEDAVKVTSEALLYYSLGLYFYTAIYLMTRAFYSVKNSSYPVRFSIVSIIINIVLNFVLIKPMAYRGLALSTSIASGVNFLLLVYVFRKKYMEFPLKKSLIFFGKVLITTIIALGASYYIHNTVIKLAVFSLVYMVFWTKSLIKNKMEVF, encoded by the coding sequence GAAGTGGACTTCTAGTAATGGTTATAACAATGGTAAGCAGAGTACTGGGATTGGTGAGAGCTACTATAATAGCTTACTATTTTGGTGCTTCAGGAGCAACAGATGCATACTTTAGTGCTTTTAAAATAAGCAATTTTTTTAGACAGTTGCTGGGAGAGGGAGCATTAGGAAGCTCATTTATCCCATTGTACAATGAAAAAATAGAAATAGAGGGAGAAGAGAGAGGAAAAGAATTTATATATTCTATATTGAATCTTATCTTTGTTTTCAGTACTATTGTAACACTTTTAATGATAATATTTTCTCAGGATATAATAAATCTTATAGTAAATGGATTCCCAGTAGAAACAAAGATATTGGCATCTAAACTTTTGAAAATAATGTCAGTATATTTTATATTTATAAGCCTTTCAGGAATGATATGTGCTATGCTTAATAATTTCAAACAGTTTGCTATACCAGCTTCAACTTCGATATTTTTCAATCTTGCTATAATTTTTGCATCAATGGGATTTAGTAAAACTTTTGGAATATCAGCTTTAGCATATGGTGTGGTTTTAGGAGGAGCACTTCAATTTTTAATAGTTCTTCCATCATTTTTTAAAATAGTAAGAGGATATTCTTTTAAAATAAATTGGAAAGATCCATACTTGAAAAAAATATTTATACTTATGTGCCCTATGTTGGTAGGAATAGTTGCCAGACAAGTAAATACAATAGTGGATCAAGTATTTGCTTCATACCTTCAGGAGGGAGGAGTTACTGCTTTAGAAAATGCAACAAGATTGTATCTGCTTCCAGTGGGAGTGTTTGGAGTGTCTATATCTACAGTGATATTTCCTGTATTATCAAAAGCAGTAGCAAAAAATGATATGAAAACAGCAGAAAATAATATTGTAAAAGGTTTAAATATACTTCTTTTTCTTATTATACCATCAATAGCAGTATTAACATTTTATTCAACAGATGTAATTAGGCTGACTCTTTCTTATGGAAAGTTTGGAGAAGATGCTGTAAAAGTCACATCAGAAGCTCTTTTATATTATTCATTGGGACTATATTTTTACACAGCTATCTATCTAATGACAAGAGCATTTTACAGTGTAAAAAACAGTTCATATCCTGTAAGGTTTTCTATTGTTTCCATTATTATAAACATAGTGCTTAATTTTGTGTTGATAAAGCCAATGGCATACAGAGGGCTTGCACTTTCGACTTCCATAGCCTCAGGGGTAAATTTTCTACTTCTTGTATATGTATTTAGGAAAAAATATATGGAGTTTCCATTGAAAAAATCATTGATATTTTTTGGAAAAGTTCTGATAACTACAATAATTGCCTTAGGGGCAAGCTATTATATACATAATACTGTAATTAAACTGGCTGTATTTTCATTAGTATATATGGTATTTTGGACAAAATCTCTTATTAAAAATAAAATGGAAGTGTTTTAG
- a CDS encoding TaqI-like C-terminal specificity domain: MAYITTNYWLRADSGKKLRQVLCENGSFLEIKNYDNSVFTKAVGQHNIIFIWEKDKSDDKSVKISIPEKNFEIKNTLLYDENGKIVLADEEILKFNKKILEKSNYKLKDLVNINQGIVSGLDEAYIFDDYKEEFKNYLKPFYKNKDIGKYTNKKNNFWILYMDEKTVPDEAVMTHLKKYQSRLSKRREVKTGSINWWELQWAREREIFIKPKILVRQRCKTNQFSYNDGEFYGSADIYFITKKNDDINLFYILGYMNSEVFLQWFKYNGKIKGKNFEFYSTPLKETPVYYSENKKEIVYIEELVKKQIKSFSQEREKEIDDYFRKKMM, encoded by the coding sequence ATGGCATATATAACAACTAACTATTGGCTTAGAGCTGACAGTGGAAAAAAACTCAGGCAGGTATTGTGTGAAAATGGAAGTTTTTTGGAAATTAAAAATTATGACAATTCTGTGTTTACCAAAGCAGTAGGACAGCATAATATCATATTTATTTGGGAAAAAGATAAGAGTGATGATAAAAGTGTAAAAATAAGCATTCCTGAAAAAAATTTTGAAATAAAAAATACATTGCTCTATGATGAAAATGGAAAAATAGTCCTTGCAGATGAGGAAATCTTAAAATTTAATAAAAAAATACTGGAGAAGTCTAATTACAAGTTGAAGGATTTAGTTAATATAAATCAAGGAATTGTTTCTGGGCTAGATGAAGCATATATATTTGATGACTATAAAGAAGAGTTTAAAAATTACTTGAAGCCTTTTTATAAAAATAAGGATATTGGAAAATATACAAATAAGAAAAATAATTTCTGGATATTATATATGGACGAGAAAACTGTTCCTGATGAAGCTGTTATGACACATTTAAAAAAATATCAAAGCAGACTTTCTAAAAGAAGAGAAGTAAAAACTGGAAGTATTAACTGGTGGGAGCTTCAGTGGGCAAGAGAAAGAGAAATATTTATCAAACCAAAAATATTAGTACGTCAAAGATGTAAAACTAATCAGTTCTCTTACAATGATGGTGAATTTTATGGCAGTGCAGATATATATTTTATAACAAAGAAAAATGATGATATAAATCTTTTCTATATATTGGGCTATATGAATTCAGAAGTTTTTTTGCAATGGTTCAAATATAATGGTAAGATAAAAGGAAAGAATTTTGAGTTTTATTCAACACCTTTGAAAGAAACTCCTGTATATTATTCTGAAAATAAAAAGGAAATAGTGTACATAGAAGAACTAGTAAAAAAACAAATAAAAAGTTTTTCTCAAGAAAGAGAAAAGGAAATAGACGATTATTTCAGAAAAAAGATGATGTAG